Genomic window (Roseivirga sp. 4D4):
ACTATTCACTTCCATATTGCTGTGTGTTATCGCATTAGGAATACAGGCACAGACTGAAACTGATAACTCACTGTTTGAACAAATAACTAATGATGCACTGATACTTACGAAGTCGGGTCTCTTAACAGAAAAGAAAGACATCAGGCAATTTGTCCAAGAATTCTTGGCCAACAACCAATACAACTCTTATAAGCATGAATTCAGTGTGGAAGTCAATTCATCCCTAAGCTATGAGATCGGACAAATCCAATCAAATAACGGATCATACGCAGTCATGTTTATAAGAGGTGAGAATAATAGTCCTTCCCAGAATATCGAATTCCTTGTAATTTATCAGCGCGATTCTCCTATGGATGTTTCCTCTATACTTGAATCCAGACGCACTAAATGGATGGAACTCTGCAATAGTCACAAAGCCACAGAATTGGTCAAACAGCTATACACACCTGAAGCATACTATTACAACCGTGGCAGAGTAATAAAAGGCACGGAAGCGATCAGTCAGGAGTATAGCTATATGAATGCTTCAAACTATTCTCTTAAGCTCACACCGAAACACATAGCATTCGTTTCGCCCACTATAGCCTACGAAATCGGGCGCTGTAGCGGTTCTTATCCTCTGCCCTATA
Coding sequences:
- a CDS encoding YybH family protein; translation: MRQRLFTSILLCVIALGIQAQTETDNSLFEQITNDALILTKSGLLTEKKDIRQFVQEFLANNQYNSYKHEFSVEVNSSLSYEIGQIQSNNGSYAVMFIRGENNSPSQNIEFLVIYQRDSPMDVSSILESRRTKWMELCNSHKATELVKQLYTPEAYYYNRGRVIKGTEAISQEYSYMNASNYSLKLTPKHIAFVSPTIAYEIGRCSGSYPLPYMLLWEKQSDGNWQVKMDSNY